Part of the Acidobacteriota bacterium genome, ATTGTTTCCCGTTGCAAACACAGTTTACGCGGTCGGTAATTTAACCCACCAAATTACTTCGCTTCCGATAATTCAAGATCATCCCATTACGGGAGATACCCGCGGAGCGATCGTGGGGTTATATACAGCGCTTGTGAACGCTAAGACCGAGTGGGTAGCCGTACTCGCGTGCGACCTGCCATTTGTCACTGGCGAATTGATGACTCGGATGGTAGACATTATGCGGCACGGCGCGGAGTTGCAAATGAACGATGTCGATGCCGTCTTCGCCGAACAGCCAGATGGACGCATTCAGCCACTTTGTGGGCTGTATCGTCGAGATAGGTGCCTGCCCGAGATTGAGAAAATGTTGTCAGATGGTGAATGGCGATTGCAGCAATTGGGGGTGCGACTCAAGACACGGGTAATTGGGTTTTCCGAGATCAAGGATATTCAAGGCGCCGAATTCTTGTTCTTTAACATGAACACACCCGAGGAATATCGATTAGCAGTCGAAATTGAAAAGAGATGCGACTCCAGTCCGTTTTAAGGCAGCCAATTCGCTAGGCCCCATAATCCAGGTTGTATGCGATCATGTTCCTTTCCCTTTTCATACACAATCCCTATTTGCTTATGCATGATTAGAAATTCTTTACCTCACATCTCCGGTTTCGTGGGCGACGCGAACGCTAAAATGTATCCGTCAGCATCAAGACTGTATGCAACCAACTCACCCCAGTCTCTAGGTGCCAGCGGGCTGAGTTCCTGGGCTCCGGCAAGGAGAGAGCGCTCGTGAAATGCGGCCGGATCATCCACCACTAAATAGATCTCGCCACGCAGAACGTCGGGCATTGAAGACGGATCGCCGATGCGACCTAACAGCCGTATAATCCCTTCCGACGGCATAAGGCCGAGAATCGTTTGTTCTCCAATCGAAAACTCCGTCATTCCAGGCACATCAAGAATAGGATCTTTCCCAAGAACCGTCGAATAGAATGCTGCACTATGCTTCTGGTCGGATACGTATAAGATGAAATGCACCTTCATTTTCCTCTAAACCTCGTGAAACTTAATTTCAGTACAACTTGCTGGCGGCGTTTTGCCAGAGTAAAGGGAGGCATCGCTCGCGTTTGCAACCGGATCTGATAGCTTGGACTCGTGGCCCCCTAAGTAAAGTAGTTGTACAGCCTACTTACCTTTTCTTGACGAAAGCTCCAGAAACGAGAAACATCAAACCGAAGAAAAATTCTCTAATTTCAATCCCGTCAACATACTTCGACAAGATCTGCCACGGCTCAGCGTTCGGTCTCGGCGTTGTTTTGAATGAGAGGTTGTGAAGCGTCTTCAATATCGGATTGAGGAGGTTTCCTGAGCGAGCACTCGAAGCTTTAGCTCCGAAAGCTACGACCCGCGCGCCAACCTTCAAGTGTAGCAAAATATTTTCCAACGCCCCTTCTAATGCATAGACATCAGGAGCCGCAAACATAACAAGACCATCGAATTCACCCGTCAAATTTGCGTCTTGCGCCGCAGCGACGATCACTTCTACATTATCCCAGTGGTTTGCCGCAATACGCCTCCGTGCGAGTTCGCTGTGCTTGGGGCTGATATCGACACCGACGACTTGGCCGGAGGGCCCAACCGCGTCAACAAGAAATGGAAAACTGCCTCCCGGACCGCAACCAACATCCAAAACACGGTCCCCTTCTTTGAGATTCAGGAGTTCGACAGCCTTTCGACGGACAGGCTTAATGAACGAGAAATCGAAGTTCGGGAATGGTTTCGTCAACTCAATCAGCAAGCGGCCATAAAGCGGCGTTAGTTCTTTGTCTTGTTTTTCCATCGAAACGACCTCTCTTGTTCAGTCAATCCCCAGAATTGCGTTAAAGAAAGAGACCACATGTCTCCAAACGAGGTAGAAAACGATCACCAAAACTGGGAAGCCGAAAGGAAACGCGCTCGCTACGACCGACGGGATTTCAACGTCAGTGAGCTTAGCTATTCCAAATGCTGTCATTGCCTGTACAAACGTAAGAAGTGCCCCATGAAGACCGATAGACAAATACCGATTTCTTCGCAATCGTACGTAAGCCATATTCCAAATGCCCCATAGATTTGGAACTATCGCCAAAGGAAAAACTATCAATCGCTCAATCGGGATAAGTTCGCTGTATTCGTGACGAGCAAACGTAAAAACAGTAACGAACAAAACAAGAAGAATCGTAGGGATAGTGATTCCTGCCATATATGCTCGAAGATAAGGATACGTTTTCATATGGATCTCCTGCGCTAGAGGTTGAACAGCAGCCCGGTAATCGCCTCCGGGACAAACAGGCAAAGAATCACGACAATGGCGACGAGGACGAAATCAAACCAGCGCACACGAATGCCCGAATCACTTAATTTTAGATGTACGCGAGGCCACAGATCTTGCGGTGGTTCCTGCTCGTCCATTGGAGCAATCGCGTTCCTAAGAAATTTGCTAAATTGTTCGTCATCAAGACGGTTCATGATTCTATACCTAGTTGTTTTAAGTGTTCGCGCAAAAGGCGTGTGGCCCGGAATAGACGCGACTTAACCGTTCCAACAGGAATACTCAGCGCCTCCGCAATCTCTTCATACGGTCTTTCTTCAATCAGTGCCAACGTTGCAGCCACTCGAAGTTTCGGTGGCAATTGGCTGAATGCTTGTTGAATCCGTTCCCGCGTATCCCGTTGAATCGCAGCATCGGGCGGCGTTTCAAGTGACCGATTTTCCTGAAATTGAACCTCCGGTCGAACATGTTTCAAATGGTCAAGAGCAAGATTTGTTGCAATACGTCGCGCCCAAGCCCCGAAACTTCGCGTTGGATCGAATCTAGCGTGAGAGCGATAAAGACGCCAGAATGTTTCCATTGTGAGCTCCTCTGCAACTCTCGGATCTCGAACTATTCGGACGATCCAGCCATATACTTCTTTCTGGAACTGCCGGAATAGTATTTCAAAAGCATCGAGATCGCCATGTGTGAACTTCTCTAGCAATTCCATTTCTTCTATTAAACTTACTGCCTACGTCGCATTTTGGTTCACTTTACCGACCACATTTCTGAAACAAAATATTTTTTCCGAGTCCAGTCAGGTTTTCCTGAAATTTGAAGAAAAAATATACGGGTCCTTGCCCCTTCGGCAGACAGAAGAAGAGACGTTTTCGGAACTCACCGCTCCTAGATTATTCTACGGTCTTTTCTTGAGCGAATTCAGCAAGACGACGTAAAGTGGGCGCAACGATCGTGGGCAAGTCTTGTCCAGCAATCTGTTATGAACGAGATACGTCAAATAACGACCCCCGACCGCCACTTCCGACAGGGCTCGTTATAAATTCCAATCAGAAGCAATTTGAAGCGCCGTTTCTTGACGGGCTCTTAGTCTGCGGTATCGAGCCTTTTTACCGCTTCCAGCAAGAGTTTGTCATCAGTTTGAGCGTAGACCGTTGTGATGCTCATGTCAGAGTGCGCAAACAGATTCTGCACTATAAGCGGGTTCGTATTTCGCCGGATTAGCTCGCTGGCGAAATAGCTGCGAAGATCGTGGAAGTGATAGTTCTCTTCTCTCGTTCCGCCTTTTTTGTTTATCCCAGCGTTACGGAGTGCAGTTTGCCATCGTTTACGGAAGTCTTTTACCGGGAACGGCAACTGTTTTTCATCGATCATCGCTTTCAATATCTTAGTCGCAGTTGCATTAAGCGGAACTAAACGCGGCGGTCTTCCTTTCGATCCAATGACGAATACATGTTCGTTTTCAAAATCGATAACATCTTCCGTGATCGCGACAAGTTGTCCGCGACGTAATGGAAGATTCACTGCGAGGACTATCAGTCGATAAAGCAGTGTATCCTTCTCCAACTCCGTCCAAAGCGCTTCCTTTTGTTTCGGATTTAGCAACCGTCTTCGAGGGGGCGGTTCCGGTAGAGCCTTCACGTATTGCATCGGGTTGCGTTCCAGAATTCCCTCTTCACACGCTAAGCTGAAGATCTTCGACAACGTGGACATGATCCGGTTGATCGACGCCGATGAGAGTGCACTTTCTTTCTTCCGTTTGTTTTGGCGAGTCTGAAGTTTGGTCCGGCAGTTTCGACAGTCCTGAGGACTGATGCTGGACAAAGTTTGCTTCTTGAAGTGACCAAGTAGAAGCCTTATATAAAGTTCCTTAGCTCCTTTGTTGACGTTGTTCTGCTGGACATAGGGCCGATATTTCTCGTCGATGAACGAGGCAAGAGTCGTGGTGGTATCGGTAACGTTATAGCTATGATCAAAGGACGCTTTAATGATCTGCCTCTCAGCCAGCTCAGCTTCCTGTTTGGTCTTCGCTTCGGGAATACTCTGATGAATGACCTTCCCTTTCAGCCGCTTATAGATCCACCATCGGGCTTTCGAATAGTCGGGATGGGAGGATGAGACTCGCTTACCGTTGTATCTTTTGTAGACAGACATATTCTTCGTTAGTAGATTTGCTCTGGTCAGTAGTCGAGGGACGTGACAAACCGGTGCCTCTCGCGTAGCCTTTCGCAAGTTCTATTCCGCTGACTGTTAGCCGCTTATTTGCTCGGAATCGGAGTGAAAAGGTGAAATTTGGAACGCCGATGCAACAGTTGGTTTTTCCTCGCACCGTGGTTGGTGCGTCTGTTCACCAAAACGGCTCTAATTTGAGGTGCAGAAGGTTGGTTGCAAAATGGAGGCGCTTTTTCTGACGGGTGGTAGGCCGTAAATGCGGCAATCAGGGGGCTTAGCAACCCGCCCTCTCGTGGCTGTGGAGAAACTACGAAAAATGGGACTTTCGGATTTCTCCGAAAGCCCCATGTTTATTGGTCGGGACGGCGAGATTTGAACTCACGACCTCTCGCACCCCAAGCGAACGCGCTACCAGACTGCGCTACGTCCCGAAACGTTAAATTTAGATTTACAGGAAAGGATTGTCAAACCCGACGCCCGGATGGGCCGATCTAGACTATCTACCGTTCTTTAGCATTGTCCGGAGCTCGAGCAGATGCTGGGCAAGATTCTTCAGCGCCTCGCGCTGATCTTCGCCAAGGTCTTTTTCGACCGCACGGACAGTCTTGACCGCCGTTTCGATGCGATCATCGAGAGTTATCTCATCGGCATCGTCCATCGGCTCATCGAAAAGTCCCGGAGCGTTGTCCGCCTTCGCTGAGACTGCGTCTTCGGGCGGTTCGGGACGGATGACCTTCAGCTTCGGGGCCTCGGCCCGCGATTCAAGCTGTAGCTTTTTTCGGGCACCGGCGATTGTGTAAAGATCTTCGTAAAGAAGCTCTTTTATCCGCAGGGCCGTTTCGACATCGCGACGTCGATAGCTGCGCTGGCCCGATCGGTTTTTCTGCGGCGAGAGCTGAGAAAACTCGGTCTCCCAATAGCGTAGCACGTGTGCCTGGACGCCAACGATCTCGCAGACTTCGCCGATCTTAAAATAGAGTTTTTCCGGTATGGCCACGGCTGCTTGCCCCATGATTTTCGCCTGAATTGTGTTAAAGTCAGAAGTAAATAAACCGCCGTTATTGTATGTATTTACGGCACTTGTGTCAATCTATTTAAATGCGGTCAGAATTCGACTTCATCCATCACATTAAGAAATTGCACGGGCTCGGCCGCGTCGGTGATGATTGCGCTGTTCTCCCAAAAGACGCCGAGACCGACATTTTGATCACCGCAGACATGCTCGTGGAGGCTGTCGATTTTCGGCTCGAATGGACAACGCCTGAGTTTCTTGGCCACAAAGCTCTTGCCGTATCGCTTTCGGACATTGCCGCGATGGGTGGCCGGCCGACCTTCGCGATGCTCTCGCTCGGCGTTCCAGAAAGCCACTGGAGCGGCAATTTTCTTGACGGATTTTATGAAGGGTGGCACGCATTGGCGAGAAGATTCAGCGTTGAATTGGTCGGCGGCGATGTCTCGCGTGTTCCCGAGAAATTTGTCATCGATTCGATCGTTTTGGGTGAGGTTTCGAAAGGGAATGCCATACTGCGTTCCGGAGCAAAGCCCGGCGACAAGATCTACGTCACGGGCTCGCTCGGCGGAGCTGCGGGCGGCCTGAAGCTGCTAGAATCCGGAACCAGGCACGATCAGGACTTGAGCCAAGCGGCACGGGAGTTGATCGAAAGGCAGCTTCGGCCGATGCCGCGTCTGGATCTGGCAGATCAGTTCCCCGCCTCGGCAATGATCGATCTAAGCGATGGTCTTTCGTCGGACCTTGGCCATATCTGCGAAGCCAGCGGCGTTGGAGCGGCGATCTATGCCGAACAGATACCGATCAACGTCCGGCTTGATTCGATTTTCAGTTCTCTCGACGAAAAACTGCATCTTGCATTAGATGGCGGTGAGGATTTTGAGTTACTTTTCACTGCCGATTCGAAAAAAATTTTACCGGCCGAAATTGCGAATATAACCTGCATCGGCGAGATCACTGCAAATAGTGGAAAGATTGAACTTATCCGCGACGGCGTGGCCTCAGAATTAAAGCCGAAAGGCTTCCAACATTTCCGCTAAAAATCCACCGACTGAAACTTTTTTTCGAAAAATGCTTGACAAGCGATTTTTTGTCGTGCTAAAACTCTTCACCTGTCGCGGAAAGTTCGCGGCAAGTTTTTTTGGAAGAAACGATATGACTCGAAGTTCGATACATACACCGAGAACATTCCCGACCCTCACGGCGGCCATTTTGATGCTGCCCGGAACGGGTTGGAATACGTTCGCGTGTGCGAGCCTCGAAATAGGCAATTATCAACCCAAACGGCGCGATCTTGATCGCACGGAACAACTAGATTGACACAGCGGGAGCGGCGTTCCCGCTCCCGAAACATCGAAAAGCGGACGAGAAGTTCTCGTCGCGAAGTTTTTAGGAGCGGTTACGCCCGGGTCACGGAGACCCAGGAGTAAGCCGCTCCTTTTCTTTTCGATGTTTGACAACTGAATAGCCGTTAACCAGTGACAAGGGACGAGTGGCGAGTGACGAGCTTATTGAGGCTTGTCACTCGTCACTATTCCCTCGTCACTGCTTTTAGGAGACGTAGCTCAACGGAATCAGAGCAGCTGAATACGAATCAGCAGGTTGTAGGTTCAAATCCTACCGTTTCCTCCAATTCTTCACGCATCGGCCGCCTATCGGCAAAGGCAGGCAGTCTGTAAAACTGTCGCTCATTCGAGCTGCGAAGGTTCGAATCCTTCCCGGTGCACCATCAACTTTTTTCGGGGTCGTCTAATCGGCAGGACGGCTGGCTCTGAACCAGTTAATGGAGGTTCGAATCCTTCCCCCGAAGCCAGAAGCAGTTGTCAGCGGTCAGGCGTCGGTCGTTAGACGAACACCATTCGATGACTCCCAACTGACCACCGACCACTTAGACAGAGCGTTCCGCAGATGGCTATACGGGCTTGTTTTGGAAACAAGTGTTCGCAGGTTCAAATCCTGCCGCTCTGACCAATTTTTCTGCACGCGTGGCCAAATCGGCAAAGGCGCCGGTCTTAGAAACCGGATATTGAAGGTTCGAATCCTTCCGCGTGTACCAACTTTTTCCGGGGACGAATGCAAAACGTCGAGCAAGCAGCCCTTCAAGCTGTTCCTAGCGGGTTCGAGACCCGTCGTCCCTTCCATTTCGATCTCGCGTATGTCGAACAAAGGACCATGTCCGCGGCCATCCCGGTTCCGGGCATCTCTCGTTGCACGCTTCATACGCCGGACGGGGAGCCGGATGCAATTGGCTCCCCGAAAAATTCGCGGGTGTAGCCAAGCGACCCAAGGCGGCGGACTGCAGATCCGTTCATCATCGGTTCAAATCCGATCACCCGCTCCACATGTTAGCTACGTGTTGCAACGCCGTGATACTGGAACGTGATCTCCCCATGAACTCCCCCGTCGAGAACAATCTTGGCCTTATCGATGTAAAGTACCGTCGGTAGAGCCGATTGCTTCGAGTAGAAGAGGAAGGCCATTACCGCAGTAGCAATGATCGGAGCCGGCCAAAACAAATAGCCGGTTTCGAACTGGAGCATCATTGCTACACCGGCCGCGAGCGAGCCGCAAAACAGCAAGATCGAGAACCCGCTCATCCATGACGCGAACCTGTATCGGTTCCAGCATTGTCGGCACAACGGCAGGCCGAGAGTGTGATTCTTTGACGTGATTGCAAGGACTACCAGAGCGACCAGAGGGCCGAGAAGGAATGAAAGATATGCGACTGGTGAGATCTTGCTAAAAACTAACACCCGGTCGGAAACCTGTTCGGACGTCTGACACTTGATGCATAGGACGACTGGATCGTCGTTACCAAACGAGTACCGGACGTTCGTAGAACTGAGAGATTCATCGTGATTATTGAAATGTGGCATTACGACTGGGTGAAAGGTGAGAACGTCTCGAATTTCATTTTAAGCATTCGGACGCCATTAAACAACAATTTTTTACACGCCTATATGTGGAACTTAGCTTAACCGACAAAGCACCTCACTGTGACTGAGGCAGATGCGGGTTCAAATCCCGCCGTTCCACCCAATACACCAAGGGACCGTGGCAGAAAGGCGTATGCACTTCCCTGTCGAGGAAGACGATGACGGTTCGAGTCCGTTCGGTCCCGCCAAAATTTCGAGGACGTTTAGCTGAGACAGATCAGCGTCGGCGTGAAGAGCCGAAGAGCTTGGCGCGATACCAAGAGCGTCCACCATTTCATTAGCCAAAAGGAGACAAGACCTATGTTTACACTTATCAGCCGAATTACGCCGGTGACGTGAATGCGAAGCTTTTCCTAGTTCGCTGAATTCGCGTCGCCACCGAAGCACCCGTTTTTCAGCACTAGAACATTTGAGGAAAAGACAATGCACAAGAAGTACCACATTCAGCGACGCGAGTTTCTGAACTTGAGGACCGACATGCGGGCGTACATCATCGCGGTAGTCGAAGACGCCCGCGAGAAACACGTCTGTTGCAAAGGTTCCGATGATTACAACGAGATCGCTCTTCGAATCGCTGATTGCAGCCAAGAGATAGAGCTTTACTTCGACCTCGAGACTTTTGAGGACCGGCAGAACAGCCTCCACAAGGTCCGACTGCTGGCTGAGGTGATCAACGAATTTCGTTCGGCTATCGAACGAGAGATCGAGGTCATCAACGCTCGCGACTCTGTTCACCGACACACTCGGGCAGCTTCGGCTGTCCACTAAATTCTCCCGCGGCGTCCCCGGCCGATTCACCCTCGGAATCGGCCGGGTTGAGAATCAAAAATATTTCGGCGGAACTTTCCGCCATCAAGTCTCACCACCACAAACGCGGAGTGATGGACGATGCGAGGGCTGCCGAATGCAATTGCTTACCTTGGCCCGCAATGGGCCTGTTCGTCGGCAGCCTGCTGATGCATCATCCTCACCGCGTTTGCCAACCAATTTTTTTCGGCCGCCCGCCGGTGGCCAAGCTGGTTAAGGCACTCGCCTTTTAAGCGAGGGAGCGTGAGTTCGAATCTCACCCGGCGGACCATTTTTGCGGTGTAGCTCAGCGGTAGAGCTCGGGGCTCATAATCCCGTGGCCGAAGGTTCGAATCCTTCCGCCGCAACCACTTTTGTTGACAGGTAACTCAGATGGTCAGAGTGCCGTTCTGTTAAATCGGAAGCCGCGGGTTCGAGTCCCGCCCTGTCAGCCAATTCACTTGATGGGAAAAGAAAAGGAACCGACGACCAGACCCACTTAGATCTTTTCCTTTTCGATCTTCAGAGAGTTCACGATCTTTTTCGCGTCTGGTAATTCAACCCGTGCGGCGGTGACCTGCAGGACAATTCGTTGTGATTTACCATTGAAGTAGCGTAAAGTTTGCCAGATCAAAATTATCTGGTCCTTGTTATCGAAATCTCGGATCTGTACCAAAGCTCCTCTTTGATCACCGATAGTATGATAGTCCGCATATTCCACCAGTGAGTTTTCCGCCTGCTGTCTTGTCTGATCGCCAATCAGGTCAACCGCAAGTAAATTTTCAGGTGTAGCGGATTCTGCGTCCATATCGGGTACTACCTTCGAAAAAGGCACGTTCCAATCTGTGACGGTAAGCTCAACGCTGGCGATCTTTGGTCCTTTTTTTGACGGAGCCGAACTCCAAGTCTTCGAATAAACGGTCCATGTGACTTCGCCGTTTTCCTGCAGAGACGAATCATCGCCCTCACTGGCTAGGTAAGCCGGCAACGAAATGCCGTCGATTCCCCATTTCTTAAGCTCAACCGCTTGCCATTGAGAAATTTCAGTGGCTTTCTTAGCTTCGGGGCCAGCACTGGGCGATTTCTGTCCACACGCAAAAGAGATCAAGAGCGCAAAAGCAAGCACAAGCATCATCATGCATTTCATAAATTTTCACCTAGTTAAGAATGTCGTCAAGACATCGTACACCAACTCTTTCGATTCCTCGATGTGATCGAATGACATCATTTAGTCTTTTTTCCTGATCTATAACCAAAAAAGGAGGACTTATGCCATATAACAAACTAAATATCAGCGGGGCGAAGTCGGATGTTCTGTCGTGGGTAACCCACGGGATGACGTTCGAAGAGGAGAACATGCTCCGCAACGTTTCGCGTCTGCCGTGCCTTTATAAGCACGTGGCGCTAATGCCGGACGCCCATCTGGGCAAGGGTTCGATGGTCGGATCGGTCATCGCGACGAAGGACGCCGTGATCCCGGCGACGGTCGGTGTGGACATCGGCTGCGGGATGATGGCGGTGAAAACGCCTTTCAAGAGCGGCATTCTCGACCGAAAGATGGCGGAGTTTCGCCACGAGATCGAGCGTGCTATCCCAACTGGTTTCAACGCTTACAAGGAATCGGTCGACGAGGCCTCGCGCTGGGATGCGTGGGAAACATTTGACGATCTGCACAAAGGCGTGCAGGACCGCAAGCGTAAGGCGATGGTCCAGCTCGGGACTCTCGGCGGAGGTAACCACTTCATCGAGGTCTGTCTCGATACGGAGGACAACGTCTGGCTGATGCTGCATTCGGGTTCGCGAAACATCGGTAAAGAACTTGCCGAGCGTCACATCGCGACCGCGAAATCGCTGCATCGGCTGAACGAACTGCCGTCGCCTGACCTGGCTTACTTCATCCAGGGAACTGACGAGTTCAAAGCCTATTGGCACGACCTCGACTGGGCCCAGAAATACGCGATGAAGAACCGCGAGATCATGATGAACCGCCTGCTGAAATCATTCAACCGAATGTTCGGTTGGAGCGCGGACACTCCTGTCCGCATGAGCGGCACTTCGTCGCGAACGGATGGTCTCGCCGGAGGAATCGGCGATGCGGACAAGAGTGTCCGCGCTCCGTTCACGGTCAACTGCCATCACAACTACGTCGCTCAAGAGGAGCACTTCGGCGAGAAGGTTTACGTTACCCGCAAGGGTGCGATAAATGCCGAAGACGGACGCTACGGTATTATCCCGGGCTCGATGGGAGCGAAATCGTTCATCATCAAAGGCCGTGGAAATCCGGAGTCGTTCAACTCTTGCTCGCACGGTGCGGGCCGTAAAATGTCCCGTACCAAGGCGAAGGCGAAGTACACGATCGATGATCTGAAAAAGCAGACGATGGGCGTCG contains:
- a CDS encoding molybdenum cofactor guanylyltransferase, which produces MRLIDGFVLAGGQSRRMGQNKTALLLGGKTLIDRAADALFPVANTVYAVGNLTHQITSLPIIQDHPITGDTRGAIVGLYTALVNAKTEWVAVLACDLPFVTGELMTRMVDIMRHGAELQMNDVDAVFAEQPDGRIQPLCGLYRRDRCLPEIEKMLSDGEWRLQQLGVRLKTRVIGFSEIKDIQGAEFLFFNMNTPEEYRLAVEIEKRCDSSPF
- a CDS encoding VOC family protein; translated protein: MKVHFILYVSDQKHSAAFYSTVLGKDPILDVPGMTEFSIGEQTILGLMPSEGIIRLLGRIGDPSSMPDVLRGEIYLVVDDPAAFHERSLLAGAQELSPLAPRDWGELVAYSLDADGYILAFASPTKPEM
- a CDS encoding methyltransferase domain-containing protein, with the protein product MEKQDKELTPLYGRLLIELTKPFPNFDFSFIKPVRRKAVELLNLKEGDRVLDVGCGPGGSFPFLVDAVGPSGQVVGVDISPKHSELARRRIAANHWDNVEVIVAAAQDANLTGEFDGLVMFAAPDVYALEGALENILLHLKVGARVVAFGAKASSARSGNLLNPILKTLHNLSFKTTPRPNAEPWQILSKYVDGIEIREFFFGLMFLVSGAFVKKR
- a CDS encoding sigma-70 family RNA polymerase sigma factor, whose translation is MELLEKFTHGDLDAFEILFRQFQKEVYGWIVRIVRDPRVAEELTMETFWRLYRSHARFDPTRSFGAWARRIATNLALDHLKHVRPEVQFQENRSLETPPDAAIQRDTRERIQQAFSQLPPKLRVAATLALIEERPYEEIAEALSIPVGTVKSRLFRATRLLREHLKQLGIES
- a CDS encoding site-specific integrase gives rise to the protein MSVYKRYNGKRVSSSHPDYSKARWWIYKRLKGKVIHQSIPEAKTKQEAELAERQIIKASFDHSYNVTDTTTTLASFIDEKYRPYVQQNNVNKGAKELYIRLLLGHFKKQTLSSISPQDCRNCRTKLQTRQNKRKKESALSSASINRIMSTLSKIFSLACEEGILERNPMQYVKALPEPPPRRRLLNPKQKEALWTELEKDTLLYRLIVLAVNLPLRRGQLVAITEDVIDFENEHVFVIGSKGRPPRLVPLNATATKILKAMIDEKQLPFPVKDFRKRWQTALRNAGINKKGGTREENYHFHDLRSYFASELIRRNTNPLIVQNLFAHSDMSITTVYAQTDDKLLLEAVKRLDTAD
- a CDS encoding MerR family transcriptional regulator; translated protein: MGQAAVAIPEKLYFKIGEVCEIVGVQAHVLRYWETEFSQLSPQKNRSGQRSYRRRDVETALRIKELLYEDLYTIAGARKKLQLESRAEAPKLKVIRPEPPEDAVSAKADNAPGLFDEPMDDADEITLDDRIETAVKTVRAVEKDLGEDQREALKNLAQHLLELRTMLKNGR
- the thiL gene encoding thiamine-phosphate kinase; this encodes MRSEFDFIHHIKKLHGLGRVGDDCAVLPKDAETDILITADMLVEAVDFRLEWTTPEFLGHKALAVSLSDIAAMGGRPTFAMLSLGVPESHWSGNFLDGFYEGWHALARRFSVELVGGDVSRVPEKFVIDSIVLGEVSKGNAILRSGAKPGDKIYVTGSLGGAAGGLKLLESGTRHDQDLSQAARELIERQLRPMPRLDLADQFPASAMIDLSDGLSSDLGHICEASGVGAAIYAEQIPINVRLDSIFSSLDEKLHLALDGGEDFELLFTADSKKILPAEIANITCIGEITANSGKIELIRDGVASELKPKGFQHFR
- a CDS encoding RtcB family protein; its protein translation is MPYNKLNISGAKSDVLSWVTHGMTFEEENMLRNVSRLPCLYKHVALMPDAHLGKGSMVGSVIATKDAVIPATVGVDIGCGMMAVKTPFKSGILDRKMAEFRHEIERAIPTGFNAYKESVDEASRWDAWETFDDLHKGVQDRKRKAMVQLGTLGGGNHFIEVCLDTEDNVWLMLHSGSRNIGKELAERHIATAKSLHRLNELPSPDLAYFIQGTDEFKAYWHDLDWAQKYAMKNREIMMNRLLKSFNRMFGWSADTPVRMSGTSSRTDGLAGGIGDADKSVRAPFTVNCHHNYVAQEEHFGEKVYVTRKGAINAEDGRYGIIPGSMGAKSFIIKGRGNPESFNSCSHGAGRKMSRTKAKAKYTIDDLKKQTMGVECRKDKGVVDEIPGAYKDIEEVMRAQHDLVEVVAELKQVICVKG